GAGCGTCGGCCACAGCACCGCCACCTACCGCGAAACGCTCGAGGTGCTAGCCGCCGTCGAGGCGGTCGGCGGCACCGCCGGCTTCACCCACTTCGGCAACGCCATGGGCGGCATGACGGCCCGCGACCCCGGCGTGATGGGCGCGGCGCTGGCCCACCGCTCGAGCTTCGCCGAGCTCATCTTGGACGGCCATCACGTCCACGACGGGACTTTCCTGGCCGCCTACAACGCCAAGCCCCAAGGGCTGACGCTCATCACCGACGCCATCCGCGCCGCCGGCATGGCGGAGGGCGGCTCCGAGCTCGCCGGTCGGGAGGTGACCGTCCAGGGCGGCACGGCGCGGCTTGCGGACGGCACCCTGGCGGGCAGCCTGCTGACGCTCGACGGGGCCTTGCGCAACGCCGTGGCGGCGGGGCTTTCGCTCGAGGGGGCCAGCCGCCTGCTGTCGGCCAACCCGGCGCGCTATCTGGGCCTGGGCGACCGCGGCGAGCTGAGCGTGGGCAAGCGCGCCGACCTGGTGGTCTTGGACGATGAGCTCAGGGTGCTCGAGGTCTACGTGGGCGGCCGGCGGCTCATCGGCTGATACCATCATCGCTTCTTGCAAGAAGCTCCAAACCGAAGTGTGGTTAGATAAAGTGTGATTAGATAAAGACACGTGGCACTCGCTGATTTCTTAGCTCACTTGCAAACGCTGCTCGTCCGGGCCGAGGAGCTGAAGACCGGCAGGCTGGGCGCCAAGCCGGAAGCGAGCACCCAGGACGGACTCCTCACCCCTTTTCTCGAGGCCCTGGGCTACGGCCCCGACGAACGCAGACCCGAAGCCGGCATCAGGAGCCTGACGCTCACCAAGGAGTGGGTGGACTACTTTCTCCTGCCCGCCAAACGCAAAGCGCCCTGGCTGATGGTCGAGG
This region of Deinococcota bacterium genomic DNA includes:
- the nagA gene encoding N-acetylglucosamine-6-phosphate deacetylase is translated as MNTLSGRLLIPHGLQTGSLTFSDTIQTLSPGRGQGPYILPGFIDSHVHGGGGGDVVDGAAGVRTLARFHLGHGTTTLYPTTITKPWEEILRVLGEARALMDEAIGEAGPSLPGVHLEGPFISPDRLGAQPPFALEPTPALVDEVLAFGVVRLVTLAPEVPGALEAAKRFARAGVRVSVGHSTATYRETLEVLAAVEAVGGTAGFTHFGNAMGGMTARDPGVMGAALAHRSSFAELILDGHHVHDGTFLAAYNAKPQGLTLITDAIRAAGMAEGGSELAGREVTVQGGTARLADGTLAGSLLTLDGALRNAVAAGLSLEGASRLLSANPARYLGLGDRGELSVGKRADLVVLDDELRVLEVYVGGRRLIG